The Eurosta solidaginis isolate ZX-2024a chromosome 4, ASM4086904v1, whole genome shotgun sequence genome includes a window with the following:
- the LOC137249748 gene encoding calponin homology domain-containing protein DDB_G0272472 isoform X2 produces MVSTRSFGALCVNEDFHQSKENEERKRNEKLAKAQNLIEQLKPGPKQLQSAAMQSEVLRARNVQRNINKEFEKAVKRQECMDALACEHQALAFIQEDQQRQQERQQNMNAYKRDVFKSMTETCRQRIEQKKLQIREERAAREAMDQEIKAQIEKEKAIMEKKRAALRKNALEAMKMVEQRRLRERMTEEIEDRLCAVYNLGKQDIDAAKKEEETKKPTAEDQTKQEMQAQFLSCVQAKYEAAEDDRIRRDISRMQLKFTAEEQEKIRKDKAAKQARIEAYMRELQQQKEAKRRAEEEKRYEMATRFKNSELNRLFEEAQKQKGLNQIKENRITIKEQIENKLRMEEEDKELMRMACQNNDDEREDKFFFEYARNLMEDAHKKQRPLYPFVKVVEQYKRDRGIDCERKTPKHLLSHINIGTCQPGDSQADAAESTLNKHKTAKSAHAGSPTECSNSAAVAAKMEKSDKESILENCLKISELIAADAKKSENDGDICKNKLVDCLRPSSHFSAAKKEDDCELLLSAGSKVRYSMTDLKKMNQFKMANEQ; encoded by the exons TGAACGAAGATTTCCATCAATCCAAGGAAAATGAGGAACGCAAACGTAATGAGAAATTGGCCAAAGCTCAAAACCTAATCGAACAGCTGAAACCAGGTCCCAAGCAACTACAATCAGCAGCCATGCAAAGTGAAGTTTTGCGCGCGCGCAATGTACAACGCAACATAAATAAAGAATTCGAAAAAGCTGTTAAAAGGCAGGAATGTATGGATGCGTTGGCGTGTGAACATCAAGCTTTGGCTTTCATACAAGAGGATCAACAGCGTCAACAAGAACGTCAACAAAATATGAATGCCTACAAAAGAGATGTGTTTAAATCAATGACCGAGACATGTAGGCAGCGTATTGAACAGAAAAAGTTGCAAATCAGGGAGGAGCGTGCTGCACGCGAGGCGATGGATCAGGAAATTAAGGCACAAATCGAAAAAGAGAAAGCAATTATGGAGAAGAAACGTGCGGCATtgcgtaaaaatgcgctggaagCTATGAAAATGGTCGAGCAACGCAGGCTAA GAGAACGCATGACCGAAGAAATTGAGGATCGCTTATGCGCCGTTTACAATTTGGGCAAACAAGATATAGATGCTGCTAAAAAAGAGGAAGAAACGAAAAAGCCCACCGCCGAAGATCAAACGAAACAAGAAATGCAAGCACAATTCCTAAGTTGTGTTCAAGCTAAGTACGAAGCAGCAGAAGATGATCGTATAAGGCGCGACATTAGTCGTATGCAATTGAAATTCACGGCCGAGGAGCAGGAAAAAATACGGAAAGACAAAGCGGCCAAACAAGCGCGCATCGAAGCTTATATGCGTGAGCTGCAACAGCAAAAGGAGGCGAAACGACGAGCTGAAGAAGAGAAACGGTACGAAATGGCAACACGCTTCAAGAATAGCGAACTAAATCGTCTTTTTGAGgaagcacaaaaacaaaaaggactGAATCAAATCAAAGAAAATCGTATAACGATCAAAGAACAAATTGAAAATAAGCTGCGCATGGAAGAGGAAGATAAGGAACTCATGCGTATGGCTTGCCAAAATAATGACGATGAACGTGAGGACAAATTCTTCTTTGAATATGCACGCAATCTCATGGAGGATGCACACAAGAAGCAACGTCCCTTATATCCTTTCGTTAAGGTTGTGGAACAATATAAACGCGATCGGGGCATCGATTGTGAGCGTAAGACACCAAAGCATTTGCTATCGCATATTAATATTGGCACATGTCAACCAGGCGATAGTCAGGCGGATGCTGCTGAATCTACGTTAAATAAGCATAAAACGGCAAAGTCAGCTCATGCCGGCAGTCCAACAGAGTGCAGCAATTCTGCAGCAGTAGCTGCAAAGATGGAAAAATCGGACAAGGAGAGTATATTGGAGAATTGTCTTAAGATATCAGAATTGATTGCAGCTGATGCAAAAAAGTCAGAAAATGATGGAgatatatgcaaaaataaattggtgGATTGCTTGAGACCAAGCAGCCACTTTTCAGCAGCCAAGAAGGAAGACGATTGTGAGTTATTACTCAGTGCGGGTAGTAAAGTGCGTTATTCAATGACGGATTTGAAGAAAATGAATCAATTCAAAATGGCAAACGAACAATAG
- the LOC137249748 gene encoding calponin homology domain-containing protein DDB_G0272472 isoform X3, which produces MVISHRCESVNEDFHQSKENEERKRNEKLAKAQNLIEQLKPGPKQLQSAAMQSEVLRARNVQRNINKEFEKAVKRQECMDALACEHQALAFIQEDQQRQQERQQNMNAYKRDVFKSMTETCRQRIEQKKLQIREERAAREAMDQEIKAQIEKEKAIMEKKRAALRKNALEAMKMVEQRRLRERMTEEIEDRLCAVYNLGKQDIDAAKKEEETKKPTAEDQTKQEMQAQFLSCVQAKYEAAEDDRIRRDISRMQLKFTAEEQEKIRKDKAAKQARIEAYMRELQQQKEAKRRAEEEKRYEMATRFKNSELNRLFEEAQKQKGLNQIKENRITIKEQIENKLRMEEEDKELMRMACQNNDDEREDKFFFEYARNLMEDAHKKQRPLYPFVKVVEQYKRDRGIDCERKTPKHLLSHINIGTCQPGDSQADAAESTLNKHKTAKSAHAGSPTECSNSAAVAAKMEKSDKESILENCLKISELIAADAKKSENDGDICKNKLVDCLRPSSHFSAAKKEDDCELLLSAGSKVRYSMTDLKKMNQFKMANEQ; this is translated from the exons TGAACGAAGATTTCCATCAATCCAAGGAAAATGAGGAACGCAAACGTAATGAGAAATTGGCCAAAGCTCAAAACCTAATCGAACAGCTGAAACCAGGTCCCAAGCAACTACAATCAGCAGCCATGCAAAGTGAAGTTTTGCGCGCGCGCAATGTACAACGCAACATAAATAAAGAATTCGAAAAAGCTGTTAAAAGGCAGGAATGTATGGATGCGTTGGCGTGTGAACATCAAGCTTTGGCTTTCATACAAGAGGATCAACAGCGTCAACAAGAACGTCAACAAAATATGAATGCCTACAAAAGAGATGTGTTTAAATCAATGACCGAGACATGTAGGCAGCGTATTGAACAGAAAAAGTTGCAAATCAGGGAGGAGCGTGCTGCACGCGAGGCGATGGATCAGGAAATTAAGGCACAAATCGAAAAAGAGAAAGCAATTATGGAGAAGAAACGTGCGGCATtgcgtaaaaatgcgctggaagCTATGAAAATGGTCGAGCAACGCAGGCTAA GAGAACGCATGACCGAAGAAATTGAGGATCGCTTATGCGCCGTTTACAATTTGGGCAAACAAGATATAGATGCTGCTAAAAAAGAGGAAGAAACGAAAAAGCCCACCGCCGAAGATCAAACGAAACAAGAAATGCAAGCACAATTCCTAAGTTGTGTTCAAGCTAAGTACGAAGCAGCAGAAGATGATCGTATAAGGCGCGACATTAGTCGTATGCAATTGAAATTCACGGCCGAGGAGCAGGAAAAAATACGGAAAGACAAAGCGGCCAAACAAGCGCGCATCGAAGCTTATATGCGTGAGCTGCAACAGCAAAAGGAGGCGAAACGACGAGCTGAAGAAGAGAAACGGTACGAAATGGCAACACGCTTCAAGAATAGCGAACTAAATCGTCTTTTTGAGgaagcacaaaaacaaaaaggactGAATCAAATCAAAGAAAATCGTATAACGATCAAAGAACAAATTGAAAATAAGCTGCGCATGGAAGAGGAAGATAAGGAACTCATGCGTATGGCTTGCCAAAATAATGACGATGAACGTGAGGACAAATTCTTCTTTGAATATGCACGCAATCTCATGGAGGATGCACACAAGAAGCAACGTCCCTTATATCCTTTCGTTAAGGTTGTGGAACAATATAAACGCGATCGGGGCATCGATTGTGAGCGTAAGACACCAAAGCATTTGCTATCGCATATTAATATTGGCACATGTCAACCAGGCGATAGTCAGGCGGATGCTGCTGAATCTACGTTAAATAAGCATAAAACGGCAAAGTCAGCTCATGCCGGCAGTCCAACAGAGTGCAGCAATTCTGCAGCAGTAGCTGCAAAGATGGAAAAATCGGACAAGGAGAGTATATTGGAGAATTGTCTTAAGATATCAGAATTGATTGCAGCTGATGCAAAAAAGTCAGAAAATGATGGAgatatatgcaaaaataaattggtgGATTGCTTGAGACCAAGCAGCCACTTTTCAGCAGCCAAGAAGGAAGACGATTGTGAGTTATTACTCAGTGCGGGTAGTAAAGTGCGTTATTCAATGACGGATTTGAAGAAAATGAATCAATTCAAAATGGCAAACGAACAATAG